Genomic window (Sulfurimonas sp.):
AGAGTCTGAGATTTTAAAAAATTTACAAAGTATGAATATTTTAACGCAATAGCTAGGACTAAGCCTTTATATCTAAAAGTGTGCCAAGCATCTCGTCTTGCGTTTTAATAGCCGTCACATTAACTTCAGTTGCATCTTCGATGACTATTTGTTCTGGTAACTCTTTGCTTAAGTCAGTTTGAGAATTTGTCGAGCCATTGTTATCTGCTTTTCTAGTGTGGGTTGATACAGAATTTTCTTGATTTATAATTTTTGTGTCAGAAGGTATATAGCCAGTGGAGTTTACATTTGCAATATTGTTTGCATTTGTATTCATCATAGTTTGATGAGCTTGTATTGATGAAATGTTATTTGAGATATTCATAAACTTACTCCTTTTACCTAATATTCATTATAGTATTAAGAAACTAAAAGTAAGTTTATGTAAGAAATTTAGTGTAAATCAGCGTTTAATTTAATTTCTCTTGTTGAACGAGAAGCTGTAACTTCACCTGTCATTGAATTTTGTCTAAAGTGGATACCATTAAAAAATGCTAGTTGTTTAGCTTTGAAAACTTCGCCTTTCATATTGGTGTTTGTATTTACTTCCATGATTTTTTTAAGTTCCGCTGGATAGATGCCAACTTTAGTACCTTCTAAAATAGATAAACCAGCATCTATGATACAAGCATCTCCAAGAGGAATCCCGCAAGTAGAGTTTGCTCCAAGAAGTGTATTTTTACCAATAGAGATAGGATTTCCATCTGTTCCACTTAGTACGCCAAGTATAGACGCTCCACCGCCAACATCAGAACCATCTCCTACGATAGCAGAAGAAGAAATACGACCTTCAACCATAACAGAACCAGTAGTTCCTGCATTAAAGTTGATATATGAAGCACCAGGCATTACTGTTGTTCCAGCAGCTAGTTGTGCACCAAATCTTACTTTAGAAGTATCTAGTATTCTTGTGTTGTCTTGAGGAATGATATGTTGTAAGAATCTTGGAAATTTATCAACAAAATCGATATGCGGATACTCATTTGCAAGTTTTAACTCTATTTCAAACTCTCTTAAATACTCAAGTTCGATTGGTTCACCTCTTGACCAAGCAACATTTGGAAGTGCTCCGAAGGCACCATCCAGATTTAAATCTCTTAGAGGAACTTTTGCTTGAGAAAGTGCATACAACTTAAGATAAGTTGCCTCAACACTTTGCAATGGAGCATCATCAAAAATAAATGTTACTTTAAATTCTCCCTCAAAACTTCCACTATTCACTATTTGTGCATAAAGTGCAGAAATAACTTGTATGTTTTTGTGAGCATCTCCGTAAGCTTCATCAGAATATGGAGTAAAAGCTTTTAAACAATTTCTTAAAAATTCTAGATTAATATCAAAAACAATTTCACTTTTTGAAAAATCTACCTCTTTACCTTGCTCTGCTAACGCTCTTACAAAAATAGTCGCACTGCCAAAATTTTCATCCCAATTTATAAGGGGGTAAGTTGCTTGAAGAGTTTTTTCTACATTTAGCTGACCTAAATCTACTCTACATATACCAAATGCCAAAGGATCTCTATATCCATCTGTTGTTGACTTTATATCTTGTATCAATGCTTTAAAGGCATCTGTTGTTTGTATGATTTCCATGAATTCTCGCTTAAGTAATTTTATGTTGGGATTATACTAAAAAAGTACTAATAAAGTTTTATATATACTTCCATTATGGATAAATGGATAGAATATTTAAAAGATAATGATTTTATAAGTGTTAAAAAATTCATCAGAGATGGTGGAAATGTAAATGAGATGAATGAAAGTGGAGAGTCTGTTTTAGCATACGCACTTCAAAAAAGATGTGATATGGATTTGTTAATGCTACTAATAGATAATGGTGCTGATATAGATGAGTTTGATGATGAAGGTGTTAGTATCTTAGATAATGCTATTGCATTTAACTCTATCGAGTTGGTTCGTTATATGATAGACAAAGGTATAGATGTAAATAGAACAAACAGAAGAAGTAGATTTACTCCTTTGATGGGGGTTGCTTGTTATGGAAGGGCAGAAATAGCAGAACTTTTTTTACAAAAGGGTGTAGATAAGGAAGCTGTTGATGTAAAGGGCTTTAGTGCTGTTGATTTTGCAAGAAAGATGAATAAAAAAAGTATTTTAAAACTTTTAGATTATGACGAAAGCTCTGCACCAAATAGGGCTTATGCTAGGTAAATTTAAGAATATTAATTAAAAAATTTACCTTGTCTTTCATCATCTAAAGGCTTTCTTTTCTCTTTAGCTAGCCATTCTTGTAGAAGTGACTCTATGACTTTACTTAAACTCATTTTGTATCGTCCTCTTGAGTATTTCATTGATTCGTCCCAAGTATTTCTATCGATAAGAAGACTTCTAGTTATTTCATCTTTTGGCTTCATATTTACCTCAAATATATAGTATACTATATAGTATCTATCTTTGACTTGCTGTATGCTTAAGAATATTCTTGTATAATAATAAGAAATACCTAGACAAAGAGTAGAAATGAATACAAGTTTATATATTGCAAGACAGCCAATTTTAGATATGAATGAGAATATTTTTGCTTATGAACTACTTTATAGAGATTCAACTCAAAGTTCAAATATTAAAAATGATAGGCATGCAACCGTTACAGTTTTAAGCAATGTACTAAACAAGTTTGGCGTTAAAAATCTTTTAGGAGAACACAAAGCATTTATAAAAGCTGATAAAAAATTTCTAATGCATGATGTTGTTCTTTGCATTCCAAAAGAGCATTTTATATTTGCTATTGGAGCAAATATAGATTTGAATGAATTTGTAGAACAAAGAATTATTAAACTATATGAAATGGGCTATACCTTAGCCATTAATGATGTTCTCTTATCCATAGATATAATTAAAAAATTTTCTAAACTACTTAAATATATTTCATATTTTAAAGTAGATATTAATAGTTTAGCATCTACGGTTGAAAAATTGCGTGAGTATCCTGTTGAAATAATATTTACTAAGGTTGAAACTCATGAGATGTTTGAAAAAGCAAAAATACTAAAAGGGGATTTTATTCAGGGTTATTTTTTCTCTAAACCAAAAATATTAAAACAAGAGAAATTTGATCCAAATTCACTAAAAGCGATAAATCTATGTAATTTTATTATGAGTAATGTTACTGTTGATGATATAGTTAGAGAGTTTGAAAAAAATCATGCGATTTCTTTACAACTTCTAAAATTTGTAAATTCAGGCTCTTTTCACTTTAGAAATAAGATATCTTCAATTCGTCAAATTCTTACTCTAATGGGAAGAACTCCATTGACTGAGTGGCTCATGCTTATGGTTTACTCT
Coding sequences:
- a CDS encoding flagellar basal body rod C-terminal domain-containing protein translates to MNISNNISSIQAHQTMMNTNANNIANVNSTGYIPSDTKIINQENSVSTHTRKADNNGSTNSQTDLSKELPEQIVIEDATEVNVTAIKTQDEMLGTLLDIKA
- a CDS encoding tetrahydrodipicolinate N-succinyltransferase N-terminal domain-containing protein, coding for MEIIQTTDAFKALIQDIKSTTDGYRDPLAFGICRVDLGQLNVEKTLQATYPLINWDENFGSATIFVRALAEQGKEVDFSKSEIVFDINLEFLRNCLKAFTPYSDEAYGDAHKNIQVISALYAQIVNSGSFEGEFKVTFIFDDAPLQSVEATYLKLYALSQAKVPLRDLNLDGAFGALPNVAWSRGEPIELEYLREFEIELKLANEYPHIDFVDKFPRFLQHIIPQDNTRILDTSKVRFGAQLAAGTTVMPGASYINFNAGTTGSVMVEGRISSSAIVGDGSDVGGGASILGVLSGTDGNPISIGKNTLLGANSTCGIPLGDACIIDAGLSILEGTKVGIYPAELKKIMEVNTNTNMKGEVFKAKQLAFFNGIHFRQNSMTGEVTASRSTREIKLNADLH
- a CDS encoding ankyrin repeat domain-containing protein translates to MDKWIEYLKDNDFISVKKFIRDGGNVNEMNESGESVLAYALQKRCDMDLLMLLIDNGADIDEFDDEGVSILDNAIAFNSIELVRYMIDKGIDVNRTNRRSRFTPLMGVACYGRAEIAELFLQKGVDKEAVDVKGFSAVDFARKMNKKSILKLLDYDESSAPNRAYAR
- a CDS encoding EAL and HDOD domain-containing protein; this encodes MNTSLYIARQPILDMNENIFAYELLYRDSTQSSNIKNDRHATVTVLSNVLNKFGVKNLLGEHKAFIKADKKFLMHDVVLCIPKEHFIFAIGANIDLNEFVEQRIIKLYEMGYTLAINDVLLSIDIIKKFSKLLKYISYFKVDINSLASTVEKLREYPVEIIFTKVETHEMFEKAKILKGDFIQGYFFSKPKILKQEKFDPNSLKAINLCNFIMSNVTVDDIVREFEKNHAISLQLLKFVNSGSFHFRNKISSIRQILTLMGRTPLTEWLMLMVYSTNASEQDSEIQSPLLQLLQNRTNLMVTVSKQIQNSDVVDLSSKVYFLGVISLLDSLFNVEMEIILDELSIDSTIKEALYSQDSLLGEIYMFAKNLETFNVKDVEDFCDKYNIETQELEKLTFDVIQSATEFENSKNA